CACCAAGAAGCAAGTACAGAAGGGGGGGGGGCACTTaggaagaaaaagatggaataaggAGAAGGACTAAGCAAAAtgtaaactaaacccattgctgttgagttgattccgccCCATAGccacgctacaggacagagtagaaccgccccatagagttaccaaggagcacctagtggattcaaactgctgaccttttggttggcagccttagcatttaaccactacgccaccagggttaaaaTGTCAATAATAGAGTTGAAATATGAAACAGAGTAAATGACTGGAGAGGCTTACATTTAGAGTGGACCCTAAAGGATGACAGGGACATGAGGCAAGGTGGGATTAGTGGGCCACAAGGCCTAAATGTGGCCCTGCTGGTAAGTTTGGTCAGAGCCACAAAAGATTCTGCCCAATGATGTTCAGACTGGAAACTCACTAATGGTGATGTTCAGAAACTCATCTTTTTAGTGACAGGGTGGGAAGCCTGGCATTCatatattcattaattcattcaacaaatgcctACCGTGCACCAGAAACTGAGTCAACTGAGAATATAAAGATGAATTTACATTGTCCATGAATTACAGGAGTTTTCAGTCTAGAGTAAAAGATATAAACATATAATTTAGTCATTACATCATATGCTGTAGTGGACATATTAGAACATGTATGGAAATACTATACAGGAAGTTCATCTCATGTGTAATAGGGTTTTATCTGGCTGGCTTCAGTGTATGATAGGTATCAAAAGCATACCTAACATATTCATCAGCAAAAACTACGGCACTGTACACTGACTAATTATTAAATATTCTAATCATCTTACGTTCATTTCATAGGTCACGTGTAAACCTATCACTAGGTGTTGATTCAATTTATGGAATAGAAGACAATGCAgtgattgaaatgatcatgtacAGCCACAGAATTTTACATGGAAAGAAGACTAAAATGTATTAAGTTAAAAAACATGTTATTAAAACAATGTATTTTGAAAAcctcattttagtttttttcaaGACAGGAACGTAATTCTCCAAAGAGTTAAACTTGTTTTCTCCTGGGAGTGAgattatttctcatttttctttgccTCTTTCCATATTTTTTATGCTCTTAATTATTAAAAAGAGGGATTTCTATTTTAGGAAAGTAAATTTTAAATAGTATGCTTTTAATAAACTAAAATGACAAAGCATGAGCACTTTAGATTATTTGAAATTTTGTaccaaataatattaataaacatCCTTGCATTTGGATAAAGCCTGTtgaatattttttacatgtatgtTTTGTGTACCAtcaaactgaaagaaaagaaaattatcatGTGCGCTCAGGAAAAAGAAATGATCTTTAGCAACATTTAGAGATatgtttgcttatccatttgttTGATTTTCGATAAATGATCTTTCTGAGTTGATTAAGATTCTGAGTTTCCTGCAGGCAGGATACAGTCAGAAATGTGGAAACCTATCATATGCAATATTTGGATAGCACAACAATGATTACTTGTAAGTAGCCAAGCTATGTaatttgaaaagttttttttaatgagatttatgggggtttttttatggtaaaattatttaaaacactGTATGTGTTTAGGGTAGCACAGATTCAGTTGATAAATTAGAGGGGTTTAAAATAAAAGCTTGAAGTAAAGCAAATTCAAGGAATGTTCCGAGGTCACTATCAGCTCTCTACTCTCCAGGAAAATATTACTATGACCTTTCCTTTTGGCTTCTGTGTTAAAAATTTACAATTCACTAATATGTTACAAGAGAAAATTATTCTGATGTGAACAACACAGAGAAACAGCTGATGAACAGGCATTCACAGCTCCAGGTTATCTGAGAAGTGTGTCACCTACTTTCCTTTGGGTGAGAGATGTCAAAAAACGTAGTCATTCCAATCCTAGTAAAAAGTAACTTAGACTAAGAGTGGGCCTATCAAAATAAATAACTATGGGTgtgaaaaagaaacacaaactgATAGCCACTCCACTGCCTTTCACAGAGGTGAGAGGGCAATGTTTATGAGTTTTCAAAATTTCAAAGGGGAgagagtatttttaaaaaatctaactcgttgataaagaaaatccataaaataTAAAGCTCCTATTGCTGCGAACCCAATTTTATTGAAATTTAGAATCACTGGGATCATTGATTGGTGGCTTTTAAGGAAGAGTCAAAGGATGGATTATTCCAAGCTAATTGCCAAACGGCCAACATATGTGCCATGCATAGGTTTCCTACAGGTTTCTCGGGAAGCAAAACAACTTGTGTAATGGTGTTCTCTGTCTTCTCTGCAGCCCTGGGATTCATGAACAATTCAGAGAAAAGCACTGTGACTGAGTTTGTCCTCCTAGGCTTCCCTGGTGGCCAGGAGATGCAAATATTCCTCTTCTCGCTGTTCTTTGGGGTCTATATATTTACCGTGATGGGAAATGGCACCATTGTCTGTGCTGTGAGGTGGGACCAACGACTCCACACCCCAATGTATATTCTCCTGGGGAACTTTGCTTTCCTTGAAATCTGGTACATTACCTCCACTGTGCCCAGTATGCTGGCCAACATCCTCTCAGAGACAAAAACCATCTCTTTTGTTGGCTGTTTCCTCCAGTTCTATTTTTTTACTTCCCTTGCTGCAACTGAAATATATCTCCTCTGTGTCATGGCATATGACCGGTACCTCGCCATCTGCCGCCCACTGCACTACCCAACCATCATGACCCTACAACTCTGCTATCTCTTGATGTTTCTTTGCTGGGTGTTTGGGTTCCTTAGTTACtcagcctccacagtacaactcTCCCAATTGTCTTTCTGTGGGCCCAACATCATTGATCACTTTTTGTGTGACATGGACCCACTGATGTCTCTGTCCTGTGCTCCAGCTCCTATCACTGAGATTGTCTTCTATACCCTGAGCTCCCTCATTATCATCCTCACCCTTCTATACATCCTTGGCTCTTATACCCTTTTATTGATAGCTGTGTTAAAAGTCCCTTTAGCAGCTGGCCGGCAAAAGGCCTTTTCCACCTGTGGATCGCATCTGACAGTGGTGTGTTTATTCTTTGGGGCCCTCTTGGCAATGTATGTGAGCCCCACATCTGAAAACCCAGCTGAACTTCAGAAGATTATTACTTTGTTCTATTCTGTGGTCACTCCCTTCTTAAATCCTCTGATTTACAGCTTACGTAACAAGGAGATGAAGGCCGCATTGAAGAACATCTTGAGGATAGAATGAGCATAAAGTAATCTATGTGAGACAAAGCAGACCACTGTCCACACATAAAGGATCACTTAAGAAAGACTTGATTTCAGCTACCAATGCACACTTTAAAGAAGATGTTTTCTCACTGGGGCTCCTCattgattttttcttcagctaACCATTAAGAGTCATATCATAATTGACTTAAACGTAACGACTGTATTTTCAACATGGGCAATCCCAGCAGTTATAAAGGCATTGTATCTGTGGTATTTCTCAATGTTTTAGGTTTGATTACTGGAGGGATTGGGTGTAGAAGGTCGGAGAGCTGTTATCCCAGGTGGATCATCACTGGTGTACTCAAGGCATTTCTTAACACAgtctaacattttaaaaagtgaatacgGAACAAATTTTAATGCCTAACGACTACAGAACTAAAGTATTTAGTAACAGAACAACTTTCTAATTTCCTTGGTTCTTGATGGTTGAGAGTCTTCCAGACTAGGGACAAACTGAAAGTTTCATGCTTACATAAGTAGTAAATGTTTTAACATTGGATAAAATAGTAATCATTCTTTCACTGGGCAACAAATACTATTGGGCAACTACTATGTTCCCGGCACTGTTTAGGCACTAGACAGACACTATAaccaaaatggccaaaaccactTACCcacatggagtttacattctagttgggcaaagaaaaacagttaataagtaaaatatatagcaTGTCAGAGAtagataagtgctatgaagaaaggGGAAAGAGGTTAGCGAGTGTAGGAGAGAAGGCTGAAATTTTAAATaggatggtcagggaaggccaACCTGACAAGTCAAGATTTAAGCAAAAacttgaaggaggtgagagagtgaGCCATGTAGACAGATGAGGGAAGAGTATTTCATGCAGAAGCAAGTTCTCTACAAAATTCTGAGGCAGGAGTGTGTTCAAGCAACACCAAGGAGGTTGGTTTGGCAGAAGAGAGAATAAGGGAAAGACTATTggagatgaagtcagagagtgaCCAGGGAGGCAAATTGTTCAGGACCTTATAAGTCATTTTAAGAACTTTTATTTCTGCATGAGATGAGAAGCCTTTAGAAAGTTTTGAGCAACAGAGTAACATAATCCTGTTAACATTACAAATGTTCAACTCCTTGGCTGTTTTGCTGATAGTAGACCGCAGGTTGGAGTTTATATGAGATTCAATCTCAGATGAAACCCGAATAGAATCTTAAAGACCCCATTTTACTATTATTTCTACTGTAAAAATGACTAAGCCCTAATGTCCTGTTAGCAAAATTAGATAAAATAGCAACTTTCATTGAAAATGAACATAATGTAATAATTTTACAATTTGAGTCATTCTAGTTTGAGTCAACTAAAACTACCCCATGAAATGGTGTTATTATGAAGGACTACAAAAGGAAAATTGGTATGAACAAAGGTTTCATCTATATATGACTCACATTCCACTCCTTAATACCTAAGCAATACATTTGATTGAAGATCCTCTCCTTCAtgatttttatctctttttttacgTCATGCAATCCACATACATAGAGGTTTCTGATTATGATGAATTGTACTGTTGAAACATCCTGGATAACTCTAACCGggaacttgttgctgttgagtggatccaactcatggcgactccatgcatcacacagtagaaatgctccatagggtttccttagcTGTAATCTATAGGTaagcagatcatcagacctttcctCCATGGTTCTGGTAGTGGGTGTGAACCACCAAATGTTAGGTtagtataaaaaacaaaagcccaaacccattgctgtcgagttgattccaactcatacccgCAGTACAatttccctatagggttttcaaggatcggctggtggattgcaactgctaaccttttggttagcagccgagttcttaaccactgctccatagTAGCCAATCACAaattgcttgcaccacccagggatccaggACTCTCACCTAGAAGTTGAGTAATTTTTCCTAAACACTATGCCTGCTGTTCAAGAAACTGTCATCTAATGGTGGGTGAAGCCTGGCAGAGTAGCTTAGGTAAACCATTACCTTAAATGTAAAAGTGAGATATAAATTTAATATACAgttgattttgctttttttccaaaaaaaaaaaaaaaaaacctctctggTAGAACAGTAGTTTGAATAACATTCAAATAGCAATGCAGTATGTGAAGAAGTTCTACCCTGTGATTCTACACGTCCTGCACAGATAATGACAAAAGGGGGGGAGAGGGCACACTCAGCAAAATTGTGATGCTTTGGAAGTTTCCTTTAGTATATCCAGCATCTCTACcccattctgttctttttttttttttaatatttgtactTTATAATAGTCGATAAGTAGAATATACAGATTATTTTACTCTAAATTGCATTTATCCCTCACCCCCACACATTGTACTATGCACAGAGTCCCTTTGTTgtgcaaattgttaacacacTTGTTTGGAGGTCAgctactatggaaaatgatatggtgcttccttaaaagactagacacagaaatagaaatatcataaaatccagcaatcccattcctaggaatatatcctagagaaaatcAGAGCCATCACTCAAATAGACATACACACgctcatgttcattgcatcatgattcacaatagcaaaatgatggaaacaactgaatgcccatc
The window above is part of the Loxodonta africana isolate mLoxAfr1 chromosome 10, mLoxAfr1.hap2, whole genome shotgun sequence genome. Proteins encoded here:
- the LOC135232477 gene encoding olfactory receptor 11H4-like; this encodes MVFSVFSAALGFMNNSEKSTVTEFVLLGFPGGQEMQIFLFSLFFGVYIFTVMGNGTIVCAVRWDQRLHTPMYILLGNFAFLEIWYITSTVPSMLANILSETKTISFVGCFLQFYFFTSLAATEIYLLCVMAYDRYLAICRPLHYPTIMTLQLCYLLMFLCWVFGFLSYSASTVQLSQLSFCGPNIIDHFLCDMDPLMSLSCAPAPITEIVFYTLSSLIIILTLLYILGSYTLLLIAVLKVPLAAGRQKAFSTCGSHLTVVCLFFGALLAMYVSPTSENPAELQKIITLFYSVVTPFLNPLIYSLRNKEMKAALKNILRIE